One part of the Bacteroidia bacterium genome encodes these proteins:
- a CDS encoding SRPBCC family protein: MPKSNDYHFNTYWLLEATEEEIFNILNKPSQLSRWWPSVYLDVEVIEEGPVDGMKQLVNVFTKGFLPYTIKWSFRSTRKVFPQRLELEAFGDLEGKGVWNIRQKSGSKYCEVHYDWRIKAEKPLFRNFSFILKPIFEFNHEWAMHRGEKSIKLEVLRQRAENEEEKRMIGHPPGPTFPHNFLKNKVF; this comes from the coding sequence ATGCCCAAATCCAATGATTATCACTTCAATACCTATTGGCTATTAGAAGCCACAGAAGAGGAAATTTTTAATATCCTCAATAAACCCAGCCAACTCAGTCGTTGGTGGCCGTCGGTTTATCTGGATGTGGAGGTGATCGAAGAGGGGCCGGTAGATGGGATGAAACAGCTGGTCAATGTCTTTACCAAAGGATTTCTCCCCTATACCATTAAATGGAGTTTTCGCTCTACTCGTAAGGTTTTTCCTCAGCGATTGGAACTCGAAGCTTTTGGGGATTTGGAAGGCAAAGGTGTATGGAACATCCGGCAGAAAAGTGGATCAAAATATTGCGAGGTTCATTATGATTGGCGAATAAAGGCAGAAAAGCCTTTGTTCAGAAACTTTTCCTTTATCCTGAAACCTATTTTCGAATTCAATCATGAATGGGCCATGCACAGAGGAGAAAAAAGTATTAAACTGGAAGTATTGCGGCAGCGGGCAGAAAATGAAGAAGAGAAGAGAATGATAGGACATCCACCAGGCCCAACTTTCCCCCACAACTTCTTAAAGAATAAGGTCTTTTAG
- a CDS encoding sulfatase-like hydrolase/transferase, producing MSKIYFSFLFIALSWVNLLPGQNNFVVILADDLGWTGTSVQMLANDPATKSDFYYTPNLEALAQDGMIFPQAYAPAPKCAPTRASLLTGKTTARTKTTTTGNGLTTGELLVPASNDSEIKTADTTFAEWLKNTGLNYRTAHYGKWHLSNGGPNAHGFDDSDGSTSNGDGDTGSTVAQSDPKRIFELTNKAINFIQTAKNDGVPFYVQLSHYAVHTGIEAQQATIDLYNDPSSRAAGSTHTNPEYAAMTEDLDTGIGMLLQELTNLGLDGNTYVIFTSDNGASAGQSSNTPLSRGKTFIFEGGIRVPFIIKGPNIPADSRNDEAIVLYDLFPTLASLSGSTQALPALTDGKDFSASLLGGTPNPAKPIYFHSPHYENNPAKTPRSTIVEGDYKMIAEYETGNFYLYDLANDISESNDLSASLPANEYDLRVKLRNHLRDVGARMPSLDPSHPNFSGTGNDVDDDGLDDSWEFINLLTYTYGPNDDPDNDGISNIDEFNNGSDPYSLTTSINELLSHDAILVYPNPAKDLLKLDVGENESKFLFYRLLDLQGRTLLNGEQFTSEISVAGLIPGHYMLQMGFEGGQVYRMVVVE from the coding sequence ATGTCTAAAATTTACTTCAGCTTTTTATTTATCGCCTTATCCTGGGTAAACCTATTGCCAGGGCAGAATAACTTTGTGGTCATCCTTGCAGATGATTTAGGTTGGACCGGGACCTCTGTACAAATGCTTGCCAATGATCCGGCCACTAAAAGTGATTTTTATTATACCCCCAATCTGGAAGCACTGGCACAGGATGGAATGATCTTTCCTCAGGCCTATGCACCTGCACCTAAATGTGCACCTACCCGAGCCAGTTTACTGACGGGAAAGACTACCGCCAGAACCAAGACTACTACGACAGGAAACGGTTTGACAACAGGAGAATTATTGGTGCCTGCATCCAATGATTCAGAAATCAAGACAGCGGATACAACCTTTGCTGAATGGTTGAAGAATACGGGACTTAATTATCGTACAGCGCATTATGGCAAATGGCATCTGAGCAATGGAGGTCCTAATGCTCATGGATTTGATGACAGCGATGGAAGTACCAGCAATGGAGATGGAGATACAGGGAGTACTGTTGCCCAGAGCGATCCCAAACGCATTTTTGAACTTACCAATAAAGCCATCAACTTTATCCAGACTGCCAAAAACGATGGCGTGCCTTTTTATGTGCAACTTTCCCACTACGCGGTACATACGGGGATAGAGGCCCAGCAGGCTACGATAGATCTTTATAATGATCCCAGCAGTCGGGCAGCCGGTAGCACCCATACAAATCCTGAATACGCAGCTATGACGGAGGATTTGGATACGGGTATTGGTATGCTCTTGCAGGAATTGACAAATCTCGGCCTTGATGGAAATACCTATGTGATTTTCACCTCAGATAATGGAGCTTCTGCAGGCCAGTCTTCCAATACTCCTTTGAGCAGAGGAAAGACGTTCATATTTGAAGGAGGTATTCGAGTTCCCTTCATCATAAAGGGTCCTAATATTCCTGCAGATAGCCGAAATGATGAAGCCATAGTCCTGTATGATCTTTTTCCTACCCTTGCGAGTCTTAGTGGTTCAACTCAGGCCTTACCTGCTCTTACTGATGGGAAAGATTTTTCCGCTTCACTGCTGGGAGGTACTCCTAATCCAGCCAAGCCTATTTATTTTCATTCTCCACACTATGAAAACAATCCGGCAAAGACTCCACGTTCGACCATTGTGGAAGGAGACTATAAAATGATCGCAGAGTACGAGACCGGAAATTTCTACCTCTACGATCTCGCCAATGATATAAGTGAGTCCAATGACCTTTCGGCTTCATTGCCCGCCAATGAATATGACCTTCGGGTAAAACTCCGTAATCACCTACGAGATGTAGGCGCACGTATGCCTTCCCTCGATCCTTCACATCCCAATTTCTCCGGCACAGGCAATGATGTAGATGATGATGGACTGGATGATAGCTGGGAATTTATCAATCTACTCACCTATACTTACGGCCCTAATGACGATCCCGATAATGATGGCATTAGCAATATCGATGAATTCAATAATGGGAGCGATCCTTATTCTTTGACTACTTCTATCAATGAGTTACTGAGCCATGATGCGATTTTGGTATATCCCAATCCCGCAAAAGACCTCCTTAAGCTGGATGTGGGAGAAAATGAATCGAAATTCCTGTTCTACCGTTTGTTGGATTTGCAGGGGCGAACGCTTTTAAATGGAGAGCAATTCACCTCAGAGATTTCCGTAGCGGGATTGATTCCAGGCCATTATATGTTGCAAATGGGATTTGAAGGAGGGCAAGTTTATCGGATGGTGGTAGTTGAGTAA
- a CDS encoding helix-turn-helix domain-containing protein — MNLQYNLFNVLILLGAIQGLILCIYLLFFSKSPRSTKTAFVLFLFSLAYINLYYALLDIDFFAIFRPLHILPIPAKWLLGPGIYIYVKSLVQADRGLKQKDWLLFLPAFLINLPYYYWFAIAWKEGSYRIVRVVIETDFFRYNEVFSILFNLFILLYLLAWIDNQRKLHSFTTKSSRRFGILNSILLICLLIFCLNLELVAIDLLAHDGKETRRWYYSLWILHTLFIYGIGFLGFSKAEALLQPMKMQANEDENSDLLNALDLLMKEEKLFRNPELRIAEIAMKLESSPRELSRQINSALHCNFSTYVNRYRIQEVKEKLLSEAFEKYTLQHLAHEAGFKSKSSFHESFKAETGMTPSAFRKKAIKGRN, encoded by the coding sequence ATGAATCTTCAGTATAATCTTTTCAATGTACTCATTCTTTTAGGTGCGATTCAGGGCCTTATCCTGTGCATATATTTACTCTTTTTTAGCAAATCACCCAGATCCACAAAGACAGCCTTTGTACTTTTCCTCTTTTCTCTTGCTTACATTAACCTCTACTATGCCTTATTAGACATAGATTTTTTTGCCATTTTCCGGCCTTTGCATATCCTTCCTATTCCGGCCAAATGGCTGTTGGGACCAGGCATTTATATCTATGTAAAATCATTAGTTCAAGCAGATAGAGGCTTAAAACAAAAAGACTGGCTCTTGTTTTTGCCTGCATTTCTCATCAATCTTCCCTATTATTATTGGTTTGCGATAGCCTGGAAAGAAGGGAGCTACCGCATCGTACGTGTGGTCATTGAAACGGATTTTTTTCGCTACAATGAGGTCTTTTCTATTCTATTCAATCTGTTCATCCTGCTTTATTTGCTTGCCTGGATAGATAACCAAAGAAAGCTCCATTCCTTTACTACCAAATCCTCCCGAAGATTCGGCATCCTTAACAGCATCCTGTTGATTTGCTTGCTCATTTTTTGCCTGAATCTGGAACTGGTCGCTATCGATCTTCTTGCCCATGATGGCAAGGAAACCCGTCGATGGTATTATAGTCTCTGGATCCTCCACACCTTATTCATCTATGGAATTGGTTTTCTTGGATTTTCTAAAGCCGAGGCATTACTTCAGCCTATGAAAATGCAGGCAAATGAGGATGAAAACTCAGATTTATTAAATGCTTTGGACCTCTTGATGAAAGAGGAAAAACTTTTCAGAAATCCTGAACTTCGAATTGCAGAAATCGCCATGAAGTTGGAAAGCAGTCCGCGAGAATTATCCCGACAAATCAATTCCGCCCTCCACTGCAATTTTTCTACCTATGTAAACCGATATCGCATTCAGGAAGTCAAAGAAAAACTCCTCTCAGAAGCCTTCGAAAAATATACCCTTCAGCATCTGGCCCATGAAGCAGGTTTCAAATCCAAATCCTCCTTCCATGAGAGTTTCAAGGCTGAAACCGGCATGACTCCCTCTGCATTTAGGAAAAAAGCCATAAAAGGCAGGAATTAG
- a CDS encoding erythromycin esterase family protein encodes MNKYFLFLLLTFSLPFSYAQDKSWLENEVHQINSIDEEDYEDLSFLKEELKGKRIVQLGESSHGIGDYYHLKSRLVKYLHQELGYEVLAMEGGFGDINLANVDRDALDAKTLMQKTLFGNFQNEGMLAAYQYLKQVSNSDRPLELAGFDCQSSSSYFPTFMGKLLKEYDPQLAERFGEEFKSSFSLYHETKDSAKIMKSIRQNAGLYTAIRTFLQEHKSEIKKSYPDHPQLIPILLQSLDSFEAYWDFSFHDLSIFKNSNIRDELMAKNLIWLAEHVYPHKKIILWAHNGHVQKGEASWTNPDGVKPRLQGELLDKYFGNENYVIGIFSIRGETYQHWTQSYISFDHRDKDHLAEYKFKDLAGQIHYLPLSQISKTKANKWLFKPITVYQVETGGEFQVDPWVELYDAVIVLDKVKRPKYFH; translated from the coding sequence ATGAACAAGTATTTTTTATTTCTCCTACTTACATTTTCCCTTCCATTTTCATATGCCCAGGACAAATCATGGCTTGAAAATGAGGTACATCAAATCAACTCTATAGATGAGGAAGACTATGAGGATCTGAGTTTCCTTAAAGAAGAGTTGAAAGGAAAGCGCATTGTCCAATTGGGCGAAAGTTCCCACGGCATTGGAGACTACTATCACCTCAAAAGTCGCCTGGTCAAATACCTGCATCAGGAGCTGGGCTATGAAGTCCTGGCGATGGAAGGAGGCTTTGGGGATATCAATCTCGCCAATGTGGATAGAGATGCTTTGGATGCAAAGACCTTGATGCAAAAAACCCTCTTCGGCAATTTTCAGAATGAAGGCATGTTGGCTGCTTATCAATACCTCAAGCAGGTTTCGAATAGCGATAGACCGCTGGAATTAGCCGGTTTCGACTGCCAATCTTCCTCCTCCTATTTTCCAACATTTATGGGCAAGCTTCTGAAGGAATATGATCCACAATTGGCAGAGCGATTTGGAGAAGAATTCAAAAGTTCCTTTAGCCTTTATCATGAAACGAAAGACAGCGCAAAAATCATGAAAAGCATTCGGCAAAATGCGGGCTTGTATACAGCAATTCGAACTTTCCTTCAAGAACATAAAAGCGAGATAAAAAAGAGTTATCCTGATCATCCCCAGCTCATCCCTATTCTACTTCAAAGTCTGGATAGCTTTGAGGCCTATTGGGACTTTAGTTTTCACGACCTCAGCATCTTCAAGAATAGCAATATCCGGGATGAATTGATGGCGAAAAACCTCATCTGGCTGGCCGAGCATGTTTATCCACATAAAAAAATTATCCTTTGGGCACACAATGGACATGTTCAAAAAGGAGAAGCCAGTTGGACCAATCCTGATGGAGTAAAACCCCGATTGCAAGGAGAACTCCTCGATAAATATTTTGGAAATGAGAATTATGTAATCGGTATTTTTTCTATTCGGGGAGAAACTTACCAGCACTGGACTCAATCCTACATTTCCTTTGATCATCGGGACAAGGATCATTTAGCAGAATACAAGTTCAAAGACTTAGCAGGTCAAATTCATTATCTCCCTCTTTCTCAGATCAGCAAAACCAAAGCAAATAAATGGCTCTTCAAACCTATAACAGTCTACCAGGTAGAGACAGGAGGTGAATTCCAGGTTGATCCCTGGGTAGAATTGTATGATGCTGTCATCGTACTGGATAAGGTAAAACGCCCCAAATATTTCCATTAA
- a CDS encoding serine hydrolase domain-containing protein: protein MRIQQLLLISLTILLWSCKAEVQEKDYSEAIQYMENKLLGGVVIEGEEPKRFTLEERMNEFKVPGISIAFFEEGEIKWAKAYGYADKEGARNVNVNTLFQAASISKPVAASAALTLVQEGILDLDTDVNSYLDGWQIEENKFTENEKASLRRLVSHNAGLTVHGFRGYAKGEAVPSTLQILAGEKPANSPKIFPDTLPGAIYRYSGGGYTVMQKFMEDQTGESFADLLKERVLDKTGMKNSTYRQPLPKEMHPIAAHGYRANGEKVEGDWHTYPEQAAAGLWTTPSDLAHFAISVQNAYQGSTSEFISPETAKEMLTAQAKNHGLGPGLTIHGDTLWFGHGGANEGFRCQLFANVNPFNYQGVAIMTNSDQGSAVAFEMLLALSEYYGWDIVKPRRRKAISIDKEALQKFIGHYFYQEEYQMDIYMGENGHLQMHQIWDDQTIELRATEELKFFEVTTGIYLDFIMSEDGKITQVESNGFTAKKTE from the coding sequence ATGCGCATACAACAACTACTATTAATTAGCCTGACCATTCTTTTATGGTCCTGTAAAGCCGAAGTTCAGGAAAAAGATTATTCAGAGGCCATCCAGTATATGGAAAACAAACTTCTGGGTGGTGTTGTCATCGAAGGAGAAGAACCAAAACGCTTCACCCTCGAGGAAAGAATGAACGAATTCAAAGTTCCGGGAATTAGCATTGCTTTTTTTGAGGAAGGAGAGATCAAGTGGGCGAAAGCCTACGGATATGCAGATAAAGAGGGGGCAAGAAACGTGAATGTAAATACCTTATTCCAGGCTGCCTCCATTAGCAAGCCTGTAGCGGCCTCAGCAGCCCTAACGCTAGTCCAAGAAGGCATATTGGATCTGGATACGGATGTAAATAGCTATCTGGATGGATGGCAAATAGAGGAGAATAAGTTTACGGAAAATGAAAAAGCCAGCCTCAGAAGACTAGTCTCCCACAATGCGGGTCTGACCGTACATGGATTCAGAGGATATGCTAAAGGAGAAGCTGTACCCTCTACCCTTCAGATACTGGCCGGAGAAAAACCTGCCAATTCACCCAAAATATTTCCCGACACCTTACCGGGAGCCATCTATCGATATTCGGGAGGAGGATATACGGTTATGCAAAAATTCATGGAAGACCAGACTGGAGAAAGTTTTGCAGATTTATTAAAAGAAAGGGTCCTGGATAAAACCGGCATGAAAAATAGTACCTATCGACAGCCCTTACCGAAAGAAATGCATCCAATAGCAGCTCATGGATACAGAGCCAATGGAGAAAAAGTGGAAGGCGATTGGCATACCTATCCCGAGCAAGCAGCAGCCGGGCTTTGGACCACTCCTTCAGATCTGGCTCACTTTGCGATCAGTGTCCAAAATGCCTATCAAGGAAGTACTTCAGAATTCATCAGTCCGGAAACCGCTAAAGAGATGCTAACCGCTCAAGCCAAAAATCATGGCTTGGGACCTGGTCTTACCATTCATGGAGATACCCTTTGGTTTGGACATGGAGGAGCCAATGAAGGATTCCGCTGTCAGCTTTTCGCCAATGTAAATCCCTTCAATTATCAGGGAGTCGCCATCATGACCAATAGCGATCAGGGCAGTGCCGTAGCATTCGAAATGCTCCTGGCCTTATCCGAATATTATGGATGGGACATTGTGAAGCCCAGAAGAAGGAAAGCCATTTCTATTGATAAAGAAGCTTTACAGAAGTTCATCGGGCATTATTTCTACCAAGAGGAATATCAGATGGATATTTATATGGGAGAAAATGGGCACCTCCAGATGCACCAAATCTGGGACGATCAGACCATAGAATTAAGGGCTACAGAGGAATTAAAATTTTTCGAAGTCACCACAGGCATTTACCTCGATTTTATCATGTCTGAGGATGGTAAGATCACGCAGGTTGAATCAAATGGGTTCACCGCTAAAAAAACAGAATAA
- a CDS encoding short chain dehydrogenase → MKILIIGGKGTIGKRVVAALESEHELIIGGRKNADVEVDIADSSSIEAMYKQVGKVDAVICIGGEAKWAKMKDLSEEDYYIGIRSKLMGQVNLVRQGVQNLNPNGSFILSTGILADDPVPMTSSAAMVNGAIHSFAQAAALELEEGKRLNVVSLGLVADSADKYKDYFPGHNPVPMDEAVNAYIKALRGRMNGQIIRHYR, encoded by the coding sequence ATGAAAATCTTAATCATTGGCGGAAAGGGTACTATCGGAAAAAGAGTGGTCGCTGCCCTGGAGTCGGAGCACGAACTTATCATCGGTGGGAGGAAAAATGCAGATGTGGAAGTAGACATTGCTGACAGTTCATCTATCGAAGCTATGTACAAGCAAGTCGGCAAAGTAGATGCTGTTATCTGTATAGGCGGAGAGGCGAAATGGGCAAAAATGAAAGACCTTAGTGAAGAAGATTATTATATAGGGATTCGTTCCAAGCTTATGGGACAGGTAAATCTCGTCAGACAGGGAGTACAAAACCTCAATCCTAATGGATCTTTCATATTGTCTACGGGTATTCTGGCGGATGATCCCGTACCCATGACGAGCAGTGCTGCCATGGTCAATGGAGCGATCCATAGTTTCGCCCAGGCCGCTGCCTTAGAACTGGAAGAGGGCAAACGCCTCAATGTGGTTTCTCTGGGTTTAGTTGCTGATTCTGCCGATAAGTACAAAGATTACTTTCCGGGCCATAATCCGGTTCCGATGGATGAGGCGGTGAATGCATACATCAAGGCTTTACGAGGTCGTATGAATGGGCAGATCATTCGTCATTATAGATAA
- a CDS encoding sodium:alanine symporter family protein, protein MEFLEIIRVAINDALEYPLLVMLLGTGIFLTVRLGFIQFRRLGHGIAVTRGKYDDPNDPGDVTHFQALTTALSATVGIGNIAGVAIAIHWGGPGAVFWMWMTALLGMATKFTEVTLAQNFREVENSDNKLVGTVSGGPMYYIERGLGKKWKPLAMFVAFALGLTAFFTGNAVQANTVSDLMSAEFGVPVWITGLVTMALVGTVIFGGISRIGKVTGILAPAMAGIYVLGGLIIIIMNFSGVIPAFTSIFTEAFNPTAGVAGVGIGVFIQTMLWGVKRGLFSNEAGQGSAPIAHSAAKTDEPVSEGVVALLEPFIDTIIICSITALVILTTGVWNKTTPTQIVMDSGDISYVAADAKGYEGLEAPAEILIEDGNFAEGSSILMAWHEAPIEKFFLDEEMNQPFSGKLVPGEASAVASDGSKHEALYGLAFENAAPLTALAFSQELGSIGNYIVILCVFLFGISTAISWSYYGDRCANYLFGQKAIIPYKALFLGMHFIGAVASLNVIWDWGDTALSLVTIPNVFALLLLSGTVKKLTDDYFDNKPYLKHKKD, encoded by the coding sequence ATGGAATTTCTAGAAATCATTCGAGTCGCGATTAATGACGCACTGGAATACCCGCTCCTGGTCATGCTGCTGGGTACGGGTATTTTTCTTACCGTGCGTTTGGGTTTTATCCAGTTTCGCCGTTTAGGACATGGCATCGCAGTTACTCGCGGAAAATATGACGACCCCAATGATCCCGGGGACGTAACTCACTTTCAGGCCCTAACCACAGCCCTTTCTGCTACCGTAGGTATCGGGAATATTGCAGGGGTGGCCATCGCCATTCATTGGGGAGGACCCGGAGCTGTATTTTGGATGTGGATGACGGCCCTTTTGGGTATGGCAACCAAGTTTACCGAGGTTACCCTGGCCCAGAATTTCCGGGAAGTTGAGAACTCTGATAACAAATTAGTGGGAACCGTATCCGGTGGCCCTATGTACTATATCGAAAGAGGTCTTGGAAAGAAATGGAAGCCTCTGGCTATGTTTGTAGCATTTGCCCTGGGTTTGACCGCTTTCTTTACCGGAAATGCTGTTCAGGCAAATACGGTTTCGGACCTCATGTCTGCAGAATTCGGAGTTCCCGTTTGGATCACAGGTCTGGTAACTATGGCACTTGTGGGTACGGTAATCTTCGGAGGTATCTCTCGGATTGGTAAAGTAACCGGAATTTTGGCTCCTGCCATGGCGGGTATCTATGTATTGGGAGGATTGATCATCATCATCATGAACTTCTCAGGAGTTATTCCTGCATTTACTTCCATTTTCACTGAAGCCTTTAACCCAACCGCTGGAGTAGCTGGGGTCGGAATCGGTGTATTTATCCAAACCATGCTTTGGGGGGTAAAACGAGGACTTTTCTCCAATGAAGCGGGTCAGGGTTCAGCGCCTATTGCTCACTCTGCTGCAAAAACTGACGAACCAGTATCCGAAGGGGTTGTTGCCCTATTGGAGCCTTTCATCGATACCATCATCATCTGTTCGATTACCGCTCTGGTAATTCTAACCACAGGGGTTTGGAACAAAACTACTCCTACACAGATTGTCATGGACTCCGGGGACATTAGCTATGTAGCAGCTGATGCCAAGGGCTATGAAGGTCTGGAAGCTCCCGCAGAAATCCTCATTGAAGATGGAAATTTTGCAGAAGGAAGCTCAATCCTGATGGCCTGGCATGAAGCGCCCATCGAAAAATTCTTCCTGGATGAAGAAATGAATCAGCCTTTTAGCGGAAAATTGGTTCCGGGCGAAGCATCAGCAGTTGCCAGTGATGGAAGTAAGCATGAAGCCCTGTATGGATTGGCATTTGAAAATGCTGCACCCCTCACAGCTCTTGCCTTCTCTCAGGAACTGGGAAGTATTGGTAATTATATCGTTATCCTCTGTGTATTCCTCTTTGGTATTTCTACAGCCATTTCCTGGAGTTACTACGGAGACCGTTGTGCTAACTACCTATTCGGACAAAAAGCTATAATCCCATACAAAGCCCTCTTCCTCGGCATGCACTTCATTGGAGCCGTAGCTTCTCTGAATGTTATCTGGGATTGGGGAGATACAGCGCTTTCATTGGTAACCATCCCCAACGTATTCGCGCTCTTGCTGCTATCAGGTACGGTAAAGAAACTTACCGACGACTACTTTGATAATAAGCCTTATTTGAAGCATAAGAAGGATTAA
- a CDS encoding VOC family protein: MKIEHLAIWVKELETMRAFYEKYLGATAGDKYHNPTKNFTSYFLSFAEGSRLELMHKPEIPDLMNAHETQHIGFIHFAMSVGSKEKVDSLTEELRKDGYVIEGEARTTGDGYYESLILDPENNRIELTV; encoded by the coding sequence ATGAAAATCGAACACCTCGCCATCTGGGTAAAGGAGCTAGAAACTATGCGAGCCTTTTACGAAAAATACCTGGGTGCCACGGCCGGGGATAAGTATCATAATCCCACAAAAAATTTCACCTCCTACTTCCTTTCCTTTGCTGAAGGAAGCCGCCTGGAACTCATGCACAAGCCTGAGATTCCCGATTTGATGAATGCACATGAAACCCAACACATAGGTTTCATTCATTTCGCCATGTCTGTAGGCAGCAAGGAAAAGGTAGACAGCCTGACCGAAGAATTGAGGAAAGATGGCTATGTCATCGAAGGAGAGGCCCGAACCACCGGAGACGGTTATTACGAAAGCCTCATCCTCGATCCCGAAAATAACCGAATAGAGCTAACTGTATAG
- a CDS encoding glycoside hydrolase family 13 protein gives MKKALLLLITASLISACEAPKSEPLVEPDISAVPTWAKEAIWYQIFVERFRNGDPSNDPTAADIVQAYPDSIPADWQTTPWSWDWYKPDPYFAHLAAYQNNFGSKAQLRRYGGDLQGVLDQLDYLEELGINALYFNPLNDGPSLHKYDPRTYRHLDRNFGPDPKGDIEIAASEDPADPQTWKWTSADQLFLKIVEEAHKRGIRIILDYSWNHTGRDFWALHDVREKGEASPFKDWYSILSYDDPATEENEFQYEYWSGAKTLPVLKKDTVGEFRGLPFEGNLSSESLKAHIFAVTERWLDPNGDGNPEDGIDGFRLDVAAEVPLGFWREYRKVVKSVNPEAYLVGEVWWDKWPDKLMDPRPFLEGDVFDAIMNYRWYRKTRGYLSKGKPVLSAEEYVKEIDSINHGIGEQYTYAMMNVAASHDSPRLLTSLANKNKYKYHANPSEDKNYLISKPDAETDKIHRMLLLQQFSYPGAPHIWNGDELGMWGSDDPNCRKPIIWPDLEFEDEVYHQELGLERPRDEVIANLDLLAYYQSLSKMRKEHKVLSHGSFDFVYANDKTDCLVYRRSWEGENIYAVFNPSKDDQEITFAVLEDGSYQDMLNKSRSFPSNEKQLMVKIAAQSGMALKLE, from the coding sequence ATGAAAAAAGCACTGCTTCTACTAATAACTGCAAGCTTAATCAGCGCTTGTGAAGCCCCAAAATCAGAACCTTTAGTTGAACCCGACATTAGTGCTGTCCCTACTTGGGCAAAAGAAGCCATCTGGTACCAAATCTTTGTAGAACGCTTTCGAAACGGCGATCCTTCCAATGATCCCACAGCAGCTGATATCGTACAGGCCTATCCGGATTCCATTCCGGCAGATTGGCAGACCACACCCTGGTCCTGGGATTGGTATAAGCCTGATCCCTATTTCGCACATTTGGCTGCATACCAAAATAACTTCGGAAGCAAAGCACAGCTTCGCCGTTATGGAGGAGACTTGCAAGGGGTTCTGGATCAATTGGATTATTTGGAGGAATTGGGCATCAATGCCCTCTATTTTAATCCCCTGAACGATGGGCCTTCTTTACATAAATACGACCCGCGTACCTATCGACATTTGGATAGAAATTTTGGTCCTGATCCGAAAGGAGATATAGAGATAGCAGCAAGTGAAGACCCTGCTGATCCCCAGACTTGGAAGTGGACAAGTGCTGACCAACTCTTTTTGAAGATTGTAGAAGAAGCACACAAAAGAGGCATTAGGATCATTCTGGATTATAGCTGGAATCATACAGGCCGAGATTTCTGGGCCTTGCATGATGTACGGGAGAAAGGGGAAGCTAGTCCTTTTAAGGATTGGTATTCCATTCTGTCCTACGATGACCCTGCTACTGAGGAAAATGAATTCCAATATGAATATTGGTCTGGGGCCAAAACCCTGCCTGTATTGAAAAAGGATACGGTAGGCGAATTTAGGGGCTTGCCCTTTGAGGGGAATTTGAGTTCTGAATCCTTAAAAGCGCACATATTTGCCGTTACAGAGCGCTGGCTTGATCCTAATGGCGATGGAAATCCCGAAGATGGAATAGATGGCTTTCGATTGGATGTGGCCGCAGAAGTGCCCCTGGGCTTTTGGCGGGAGTATAGAAAAGTAGTGAAAAGCGTGAATCCGGAAGCCTATTTGGTGGGAGAAGTCTGGTGGGATAAATGGCCGGATAAACTTATGGATCCAAGGCCCTTTCTAGAAGGAGACGTTTTTGACGCCATCATGAATTATCGCTGGTATCGCAAGACAAGAGGTTATCTATCCAAAGGAAAACCTGTGTTGAGTGCGGAGGAATATGTCAAAGAAATCGACAGCATCAATCATGGCATAGGCGAGCAATACACCTATGCCATGATGAATGTAGCAGCCAGTCATGATTCCCCTCGCCTACTCACTTCTCTGGCCAATAAGAACAAATACAAATACCACGCAAATCCCAGCGAGGACAAGAACTACCTCATATCCAAACCGGATGCAGAGACGGATAAAATTCACCGCATGCTTTTGCTCCAACAATTCAGCTATCCGGGTGCACCGCACATTTGGAATGGCGACGAACTCGGGATGTGGGGCAGCGATGATCCCAATTGCCGCAAACCCATCATTTGGCCCGATTTAGAATTCGAGGATGAAGTATATCATCAGGAATTAGGCTTAGAACGACCTCGAGATGAGGTCATAGCAAATCTTGATCTTTTGGCCTATTATCAAAGCCTTAGCAAAATGAGAAAGGAGCATAAAGTCCTATCTCATGGCAGCTTCGACTTCGTCTACGCCAATGACAAAACAGATTGCCTGGTGTATAGAAGAAGCTGGGAGGGCGAAAATATATATGCGGTATTCAATCCTTCAAAAGATGATCAGGAAATAACTTTTGCCGTTTTGGAAGATGGCAGTTATCAGGATATGTTAAATAAAAGCAGGAGTTTCCCGAGCAATGAAAAACAGCTAATGGTAAAGATAGCTGCGCAATCTGGGATGGCTTTGAAGCTTGAATAA